The Portunus trituberculatus isolate SZX2019 chromosome 19, ASM1759143v1, whole genome shotgun sequence genome contains a region encoding:
- the LOC123506233 gene encoding uncharacterized protein LOC123506233, with product MKFSAVLLVTLALVGLATCYPVFDFEGEDQSHEQNGEAGEAVEGYYSWTSPEGEEFYVKYVADELGYRVVESNAVPEDGNGVKADGNQGAFSEEEEGEEERK from the exons atgAAGTTCAGC GCTGTCCTCCTCGTGACCCTCGCCCTGGTTGGCCTGGCTACCTGTTACCCTGTGTTTGACTTCGAGGGGGAGGATCAGTCACATGAACAGAACGGAGAAGCTGGCGAGGCGGTGGAGGGCtactacag TTGGACATCCCCAGAAGGCGAGGAGTTCTATGTGAAGTATGTGGCGGACGAGCTTGGGTACCGTGTGGTGGAGTCCAATGCAGTACCCGAGGATGGCAACGGCGTGAAGGCTGACGGTAACCAGGGAGCCttcagcgaggaggaggagggtgaagaagagaggaagtga
- the LOC123506232 gene encoding larval cuticle protein III/IV-like, with translation MKCVVAALVVVVVAAAATLGEARPDTVFNYEGEDHKHYQKGDTGRKVEGYYSWISPEGQEFYVKYVADELGYRVLESNALPVSSWGATPDGHQGNLDGDVHAADAAH, from the exons atgaagtgtgtt GTGGCGgcgttagtggtagtggtggtggcggcggcggcgacgctGGGGGAGGCGCGCCCCGACACTGTGTTCAATTACGAGGGCGAGGACCACAAGCACTACCAGAAGGGCGACACCGGCAGGAAGGTGGAGGGCtactacag CTGGATCTCGCCTGAGGGACAGGAGTTCTATGTGAAGTACGTGGCGGACGAATTGGGCTACCGCGTGTTAGAGTCCAACGCCCTGCCCGTCAGCTCCTGGGGCGCCACGCCGGACGGACACCAGGGCAACCTCGACGGTGATGTCCACGCCGCCGACGCcgcccactga
- the LOC123506231 gene encoding larval cuticle protein III/IV-like: protein MKCAVAALAVVVVAAAATLGEARPDTVFNYEGEDHKHYQKGDTGRKVEGYYSWISPEGQEFYVKYVADELGYRVLESNALPVSSWGATPDGHQGNLDPYYGEAQVASH, encoded by the exons ATGAAGTGTGCT GTGGCGGcgttagcggtggtggtggtggcggcggcggcgacgctGGGGGAGGCGCGCCCCGACACTGTTTTCAATTACGAGGGCGAGGACCACAAGCACTACCAGAAGGGCGACACCGGCAGGAAGGTGGAGGGCTactacag TTGGATATCCCCTGAGGGGCAAGAGTTCTACGTGAAGTATGTGGCGGACGAGTTGGGCTACCGCGTGCTGGAATCTAACGCCCTGCCAGTCAGCTCCTGGGGCGCCACGCCGGACGGACACCAGGGCAACCTTGATCCCTACTACGGCGAAGCGCAAGTTGCCAGCCACTAA